One Pueribacillus theae genomic window carries:
- a CDS encoding CobW family GTP-binding protein: MFHKKISVYIISGFLGSGKTTVLLKMIEELQKKKLKPGIILNELGDTNVESHLFKKEKVFELLNGCICCTIQDDLKETMQQFLIENEKEPVDVLLIEGTGVANPLEIKEVLLSIPFIDYFELISIITLVDASHFLDYQSIFSSSREVRKLLSEQLASANVIILNKTDLVPISQLEKIKVKLTDNVGAEKPVFLAKYGEIESEKLFEKRMQTVSINKNSLHNDNEGHHHHANIQAIKIEDLPKFHSKKLENWLKQLPKEVLRGKGVVEIEGENKLFNFQFASGKTHFTGLHSKNITKPVIILIGMNINRKQIQQSYDRYFN, encoded by the coding sequence ATGTTCCATAAAAAAATTTCTGTTTATATCATTAGCGGTTTTTTAGGTAGCGGAAAAACTACAGTACTATTAAAAATGATAGAAGAGTTACAAAAAAAGAAATTGAAGCCGGGAATTATTTTGAATGAACTCGGAGACACCAATGTCGAAAGTCATTTATTTAAAAAGGAAAAAGTGTTTGAACTGTTAAATGGCTGTATTTGTTGTACAATTCAAGACGATTTAAAGGAGACAATGCAACAATTTCTTATCGAAAATGAAAAGGAACCGGTAGATGTACTTTTAATTGAAGGGACAGGTGTCGCAAATCCCCTAGAAATCAAGGAAGTGCTTTTAAGTATACCTTTTATAGACTATTTTGAATTAATATCAATCATTACTTTAGTGGATGCAAGTCACTTTTTGGATTACCAAAGTATTTTTTCAAGTTCCAGAGAAGTGCGTAAATTATTAAGTGAACAATTGGCAAGTGCCAACGTTATTATATTAAATAAAACAGACCTTGTTCCTATTTCCCAACTTGAAAAAATAAAAGTAAAACTAACTGACAACGTGGGAGCTGAAAAACCGGTGTTTCTTGCGAAATATGGGGAAATCGAATCGGAAAAGTTATTTGAAAAAAGAATGCAAACCGTGTCAATTAATAAAAACTCTCTTCACAATGACAATGAGGGACACCATCATCATGCAAACATTCAAGCGATCAAAATTGAAGACTTGCCAAAATTCCATTCAAAAAAATTAGAAAATTGGCTAAAACAACTGCCGAAAGAGGTGTTAAGAGGTAAAGGTGTTGTAGAAATAGAAGGAGAAAACAAGTTATTCAACTTTCAATTTGCATCAGGAAAAACACATTTTACGGGATTGCATAGCAAAAACATTACAAAACCAGTCATCATCCTAATAGGTATGAATATAAATAGAAAACAAATTCAACAGTCATATGATCGCTATTTTAATTAA
- a CDS encoding permease: MGEALRNAIKDGIGFALLLLFVFLFLFIEQLDFQDKLVISNDWLNVNTIFLSILLEALPFILIGVIVSSLIQTFVSEDLIQKLTPKNSIVAIVPVAILAAIFPVCECAIIPIVRRLIKKGMPLHLGTIFLVGAPILNPIVFASTYYAFQSNVMMAYGRMGLAFILSIVIGLVVFIIFKKSNQLKWTTGELLGTIRGDTKNGVNRFKATFYHASDEFFEVGKYLIIGAFIASMFQTFLDRNILLNLGSNETTAPLVMMGFAYVLSLCSEADAFVAASFGNTFSHGSILAFLVYGPIVDFKNTIMLFAFFKPKFVIGFLSIVTLVVYVAVLIYQNMFL; encoded by the coding sequence ATGGGGGAAGCGCTCAGAAATGCAATAAAAGATGGAATTGGTTTCGCATTGCTGCTACTTTTCGTCTTTCTGTTTCTGTTTATCGAGCAGTTAGACTTTCAGGACAAGCTGGTTATTTCGAATGATTGGCTAAATGTAAATACGATTTTTTTAAGTATTTTATTAGAAGCCTTACCTTTTATTTTAATAGGGGTGATTGTTTCTTCTCTAATCCAGACATTTGTATCTGAGGATTTAATACAGAAGCTTACACCTAAAAATTCTATTGTAGCGATTGTACCTGTTGCCATTCTAGCCGCTATTTTTCCAGTTTGTGAATGTGCCATTATACCGATCGTTCGAAGATTAATCAAAAAAGGGATGCCATTACATTTAGGAACGATATTTTTAGTAGGTGCACCGATTCTTAATCCTATTGTTTTTGCATCTACATATTATGCTTTTCAATCAAATGTAATGATGGCATATGGGAGAATGGGGCTTGCTTTTATTCTATCGATTGTTATTGGATTAGTCGTTTTTATCATCTTCAAAAAGAGTAATCAACTAAAATGGACAACTGGTGAGCTTTTAGGAACAATACGTGGAGATACCAAAAATGGGGTAAATCGATTTAAAGCGACTTTCTATCATGCAAGCGATGAGTTTTTTGAGGTGGGAAAATATTTAATTATAGGTGCATTTATTGCCAGCATGTTTCAAACATTTCTAGACCGCAATATCCTTTTAAATCTTGGTTCTAATGAAACAACTGCACCTCTTGTTATGATGGGATTCGCCTATGTCTTGTCTTTATGCTCAGAAGCCGATGCGTTTGTAGCAGCATCTTTTGGGAATACATTTTCACACGGATCGATTCTTGCCTTTTTAGTGTATGGCCCAATTGTAGATTTCAAAAATACAATCATGCTATTTGCTTTTTTCAAACCTAAGTTTGTCATTGGCTTCCTTTCAATTGTAACGCTTGTTGTATACGTTGCTGTGCTTATCTATCAAAATATGTTCTTGTAA